One stretch of Equus caballus isolate H_3958 breed thoroughbred chromosome 24, TB-T2T, whole genome shotgun sequence DNA includes these proteins:
- the FBXO34 gene encoding F-box only protein 34 isoform X4: protein MHLKPQWKLQKKVRPLETSRETLRTPLSPQEAINGETCKASYVKPSVFPSAFLGKASSRKPSGILSPNVLCRMSGQSPLESSLNVQTEKNAPSAVTRQGEEGDGPLDIWAVVKPGNTKEKVAFFAAHQCSSRIGSMKIKSSWDIDGRATKRRKKSGDLAFLKANIQLQRTREVSSRCCQPEPFACGIEHCSVHCVSDSGDGVYAGRPLSVIQMVAFLEQRASALLASCSKNCINSSAVGRFSGQSRGMPPTSEPFSAPGACGEPTERGNPEVGASQSEPVRVLDMVARLESERLKRQSQHEPGSLSRNNSFRRNVGRVLLANGTQADEGETNKGAMEAADTQVTPVGSGSVDCGPTGAAHGLPKENPAWARAPRGCPSLPARVSFHTVSADLQPDQQTAKKNSNRYDVEMTQELARSPFSPRTCPQAIELPANATDCMSRELVPPSSQNPDQRRKESLCINITVSQVAKDQPSPFQSCEDPVPGRLFFLPPGQHQPDRSQLNESTVESPEASQLEDAAAGGSASEEKSVSAKSFVPRASPVASMLPALKTSQWKKQVSHNFLETRFKIQQLLEPQQYMAFLPHHIMVKIFRLLPTKSLVALKCTCCYFKFIIEYYNIRPADSRWVRDPRYREDPCKQCKKKYVKGDVSLCRWHPKPYCQPLPYGPGYWMCCHRSQKGFPGCKLGLHDNHWVPTCHSFNRAIHKKAKGTESEEEY, encoded by the coding sequence ATGCACCTAAAGCCACAGTGGAAACTGCAGAAGAAAGTACGGCCTCTGGAAACCAGCAGGGAGACTCTGAGAACTCCTCTGAGCCCCCAGGAGGCTATAAATGGTGAAACGTGCAAAGCTAGCTACGTGAAACCTAGTGTCTTTCCTTCAGCCTTTCTTGGTAAAGCGTCATCTCGGAAGCCTTCTGGGATCCTTTCTCCAAATGTTCTGTGCAGGATGAGTGGGCAGAGTCCTTTAGAGAGCAGCTTGAATGTTCAGACCGAGAAGAATGCGCCGTCGGCAGTGACCCGCCAGGGCGAAGAGGGGGACGGGCCGCTTGATATCTGGGCGGTCGTGAAACCGGGAAACACCAAGGAGAAAGTTGCATTCTTCGCAGCCCACCAGTGTAGCAGTAGGATAGgatctatgaaaataaaaagctCCTGGGATATTGATGGGAGAGCtactaaaagaaggaaaaaatcaggGGATCTGGCTTTTTTGAAAGCCAACATACAATTACAAAGGACGAGGGAAGTCAGCAGCAGGTGCTGCCAGCCTGAGCCTTTTGCATGTGGCATTGAGCACTGTTCTGTGCATTGTGTGAGTGACAGTGGGGACGGTGTCTATGCCGGAAGGCCTCTGTCGGTCATACAGATGGTTGCCTTCCTCGAGCAGAGAGCCAGTGCTCTGCTAGCCAGTTGTTCAAAAAACTGCATTAATTCATCTGCCGTGGGGAGGTTTTCTGGGCAATCGAGAGGTATGCCCCCCACATCTGAGCCCTTCTCTGCCCCAGGAGCATGTGGAGAACCCACGGAACGGGGAAATCCTGAGGTTGGTGCATCACAGAGTGAGCCAGTCCGTGTGCTCGACATGGTAGCCAGGCTGGAATCCGAGCGCCTGAAGCGGCAGAGCCAGCACGAGCCTGGGAGCCTCTCAAGGAATAACAGCTTCCGGCGCAACGTGGGCCGGGTGTTGCTTGCAAATGGCACTCAGGCTGATGAAGGTGAAACAAACAAAGGCGCCATGGAGGCAGCTGACACTCAGGTGACTCCTGTGGGGTCGGGGTCTGTGGACTGTGGCCCCACAGGAGCTGCCCATGGTCTTCCTAAGGAGAACCCAGCCTGGGCCAGGGCTCCTCGGGGCTGTCCCTCGTTGCCAGCAAGGGTGAGTTTCCACACAGTCAGTGCAGATTTACAGCCAGATCAGCAAACTGCTAAGAAAAACAGCAATAGGTATGATGTGGAAATGACACAGGAACTTGCTCGGTCACCTTTCTCTCCTCGCACCTGTCCCCAAGCCATTGAATTGCCTGCAAATGCCACCGATTGTATGAGTAGAGAGCTTGTGCCACCTTCTAGCCAGAATCCtgatcagagaagaaaagaatcctTGTGCATTAACATCACTGTATCCCAGGTAGCGAAGGACCAGCCTTCTCCTTTCCAGTCCTGTGAAGACCCAGTTCCAGGGAGGCTGTTCTTTTTGCCACCTGGGCAGCACCAGCCGGACCGTTCGCAGTTGAATGAAAGCACAGTAGAGTCACCTGAGGCCAGCCAGCTTGAAGACGCTGCTGCGGGGGGCAGTGCGTCTGAGGAAAAGAGTGTTTCAGCCAAGTCCTTTGTCCCACGAGCCTCTCCTGTGGCAAGTATGTTACCAGCGCTCAAGACGTCCCAGTGGAAGAAGCAGGTATCTCATAACTTTCTAGAGACCAGGTTTAAAATCCAGCAGCTTCTGGAACCTCAGCAGTACATGGCTTTTCTGCCCCACCACATTATGGTGAAAATCTTCAGGTTACTCCCCACCAAGAGTTTAGTGGCTCTTAAATGCACCTGCTGCTATTTCAAGTTTATCATTGAATACTACAACATCAGGCCAGCGGATTCTCGCTGGGTTCGAGATCCACGCTATAGAGAGGATCCGTGCAAGCAGTGCAAGAAAAAATACGTGAAAGGGGATGTGTCCCTGTGCAGGTGGCACCCTAAGCCCTATTGCCAGCCGCTGCCCTACGGGCCAGGGTACTGGATGTGCTGCCACCGCTCTCAGAAGGGCTTCCCTGGCTGTAAGCTGGGGCTTCATGACAATCACTGGGTCCCTACTTGCCACAGCTTTAATCGGGCAATCCACAAGAAAGCAAAAGGGACCGAAAGCGAGGAGGAGTACTAA
- the FBXO34 gene encoding F-box only protein 34 isoform X3 produces the protein MIPLCFSGASVMHLKPQWKLQKKVRPLETSRETLRTPLSPQEAINGETCKASYVKPSVFPSAFLGKASSRKPSGILSPNVLCRMSGQSPLESSLNVQTEKNAPSAVTRQGEEGDGPLDIWAVVKPGNTKEKVAFFAAHQCSSRIGSMKIKSSWDIDGRATKRRKKSGDLAFLKANIQLQRTREVSSRCCQPEPFACGIEHCSVHCVSDSGDGVYAGRPLSVIQMVAFLEQRASALLASCSKNCINSSAVGRFSGQSRGMPPTSEPFSAPGACGEPTERGNPEVGASQSEPVRVLDMVARLESERLKRQSQHEPGSLSRNNSFRRNVGRVLLANGTQADEGETNKGAMEAADTQVTPVGSGSVDCGPTGAAHGLPKENPAWARAPRGCPSLPARVSFHTVSADLQPDQQTAKKNSNRYDVEMTQELARSPFSPRTCPQAIELPANATDCMSRELVPPSSQNPDQRRKESLCINITVSQVAKDQPSPFQSCEDPVPGRLFFLPPGQHQPDRSQLNESTVESPEASQLEDAAAGGSASEEKSVSAKSFVPRASPVASMLPALKTSQWKKQVSHNFLETRFKIQQLLEPQQYMAFLPHHIMVKIFRLLPTKSLVALKCTCCYFKFIIEYYNIRPADSRWVRDPRYREDPCKQCKKKYVKGDVSLCRWHPKPYCQPLPYGPGYWMCCHRSQKGFPGCKLGLHDNHWVPTCHSFNRAIHKKAKGTESEEEY, from the coding sequence AGCCTCTGTTATGCACCTAAAGCCACAGTGGAAACTGCAGAAGAAAGTACGGCCTCTGGAAACCAGCAGGGAGACTCTGAGAACTCCTCTGAGCCCCCAGGAGGCTATAAATGGTGAAACGTGCAAAGCTAGCTACGTGAAACCTAGTGTCTTTCCTTCAGCCTTTCTTGGTAAAGCGTCATCTCGGAAGCCTTCTGGGATCCTTTCTCCAAATGTTCTGTGCAGGATGAGTGGGCAGAGTCCTTTAGAGAGCAGCTTGAATGTTCAGACCGAGAAGAATGCGCCGTCGGCAGTGACCCGCCAGGGCGAAGAGGGGGACGGGCCGCTTGATATCTGGGCGGTCGTGAAACCGGGAAACACCAAGGAGAAAGTTGCATTCTTCGCAGCCCACCAGTGTAGCAGTAGGATAGgatctatgaaaataaaaagctCCTGGGATATTGATGGGAGAGCtactaaaagaaggaaaaaatcaggGGATCTGGCTTTTTTGAAAGCCAACATACAATTACAAAGGACGAGGGAAGTCAGCAGCAGGTGCTGCCAGCCTGAGCCTTTTGCATGTGGCATTGAGCACTGTTCTGTGCATTGTGTGAGTGACAGTGGGGACGGTGTCTATGCCGGAAGGCCTCTGTCGGTCATACAGATGGTTGCCTTCCTCGAGCAGAGAGCCAGTGCTCTGCTAGCCAGTTGTTCAAAAAACTGCATTAATTCATCTGCCGTGGGGAGGTTTTCTGGGCAATCGAGAGGTATGCCCCCCACATCTGAGCCCTTCTCTGCCCCAGGAGCATGTGGAGAACCCACGGAACGGGGAAATCCTGAGGTTGGTGCATCACAGAGTGAGCCAGTCCGTGTGCTCGACATGGTAGCCAGGCTGGAATCCGAGCGCCTGAAGCGGCAGAGCCAGCACGAGCCTGGGAGCCTCTCAAGGAATAACAGCTTCCGGCGCAACGTGGGCCGGGTGTTGCTTGCAAATGGCACTCAGGCTGATGAAGGTGAAACAAACAAAGGCGCCATGGAGGCAGCTGACACTCAGGTGACTCCTGTGGGGTCGGGGTCTGTGGACTGTGGCCCCACAGGAGCTGCCCATGGTCTTCCTAAGGAGAACCCAGCCTGGGCCAGGGCTCCTCGGGGCTGTCCCTCGTTGCCAGCAAGGGTGAGTTTCCACACAGTCAGTGCAGATTTACAGCCAGATCAGCAAACTGCTAAGAAAAACAGCAATAGGTATGATGTGGAAATGACACAGGAACTTGCTCGGTCACCTTTCTCTCCTCGCACCTGTCCCCAAGCCATTGAATTGCCTGCAAATGCCACCGATTGTATGAGTAGAGAGCTTGTGCCACCTTCTAGCCAGAATCCtgatcagagaagaaaagaatcctTGTGCATTAACATCACTGTATCCCAGGTAGCGAAGGACCAGCCTTCTCCTTTCCAGTCCTGTGAAGACCCAGTTCCAGGGAGGCTGTTCTTTTTGCCACCTGGGCAGCACCAGCCGGACCGTTCGCAGTTGAATGAAAGCACAGTAGAGTCACCTGAGGCCAGCCAGCTTGAAGACGCTGCTGCGGGGGGCAGTGCGTCTGAGGAAAAGAGTGTTTCAGCCAAGTCCTTTGTCCCACGAGCCTCTCCTGTGGCAAGTATGTTACCAGCGCTCAAGACGTCCCAGTGGAAGAAGCAGGTATCTCATAACTTTCTAGAGACCAGGTTTAAAATCCAGCAGCTTCTGGAACCTCAGCAGTACATGGCTTTTCTGCCCCACCACATTATGGTGAAAATCTTCAGGTTACTCCCCACCAAGAGTTTAGTGGCTCTTAAATGCACCTGCTGCTATTTCAAGTTTATCATTGAATACTACAACATCAGGCCAGCGGATTCTCGCTGGGTTCGAGATCCACGCTATAGAGAGGATCCGTGCAAGCAGTGCAAGAAAAAATACGTGAAAGGGGATGTGTCCCTGTGCAGGTGGCACCCTAAGCCCTATTGCCAGCCGCTGCCCTACGGGCCAGGGTACTGGATGTGCTGCCACCGCTCTCAGAAGGGCTTCCCTGGCTGTAAGCTGGGGCTTCATGACAATCACTGGGTCCCTACTTGCCACAGCTTTAATCGGGCAATCCACAAGAAAGCAAAAGGGACCGAAAGCGAGGAGGAGTACTAA
- the FBXO34 gene encoding F-box only protein 34 isoform X1 codes for MSPQARRPWARKGREDPRENKEVQRNVTARLAAGLRGRASVMHLKPQWKLQKKVRPLETSRETLRTPLSPQEAINGETCKASYVKPSVFPSAFLGKASSRKPSGILSPNVLCRMSGQSPLESSLNVQTEKNAPSAVTRQGEEGDGPLDIWAVVKPGNTKEKVAFFAAHQCSSRIGSMKIKSSWDIDGRATKRRKKSGDLAFLKANIQLQRTREVSSRCCQPEPFACGIEHCSVHCVSDSGDGVYAGRPLSVIQMVAFLEQRASALLASCSKNCINSSAVGRFSGQSRGMPPTSEPFSAPGACGEPTERGNPEVGASQSEPVRVLDMVARLESERLKRQSQHEPGSLSRNNSFRRNVGRVLLANGTQADEGETNKGAMEAADTQVTPVGSGSVDCGPTGAAHGLPKENPAWARAPRGCPSLPARVSFHTVSADLQPDQQTAKKNSNRYDVEMTQELARSPFSPRTCPQAIELPANATDCMSRELVPPSSQNPDQRRKESLCINITVSQVAKDQPSPFQSCEDPVPGRLFFLPPGQHQPDRSQLNESTVESPEASQLEDAAAGGSASEEKSVSAKSFVPRASPVASMLPALKTSQWKKQVSHNFLETRFKIQQLLEPQQYMAFLPHHIMVKIFRLLPTKSLVALKCTCCYFKFIIEYYNIRPADSRWVRDPRYREDPCKQCKKKYVKGDVSLCRWHPKPYCQPLPYGPGYWMCCHRSQKGFPGCKLGLHDNHWVPTCHSFNRAIHKKAKGTESEEEY; via the coding sequence AGCCTCTGTTATGCACCTAAAGCCACAGTGGAAACTGCAGAAGAAAGTACGGCCTCTGGAAACCAGCAGGGAGACTCTGAGAACTCCTCTGAGCCCCCAGGAGGCTATAAATGGTGAAACGTGCAAAGCTAGCTACGTGAAACCTAGTGTCTTTCCTTCAGCCTTTCTTGGTAAAGCGTCATCTCGGAAGCCTTCTGGGATCCTTTCTCCAAATGTTCTGTGCAGGATGAGTGGGCAGAGTCCTTTAGAGAGCAGCTTGAATGTTCAGACCGAGAAGAATGCGCCGTCGGCAGTGACCCGCCAGGGCGAAGAGGGGGACGGGCCGCTTGATATCTGGGCGGTCGTGAAACCGGGAAACACCAAGGAGAAAGTTGCATTCTTCGCAGCCCACCAGTGTAGCAGTAGGATAGgatctatgaaaataaaaagctCCTGGGATATTGATGGGAGAGCtactaaaagaaggaaaaaatcaggGGATCTGGCTTTTTTGAAAGCCAACATACAATTACAAAGGACGAGGGAAGTCAGCAGCAGGTGCTGCCAGCCTGAGCCTTTTGCATGTGGCATTGAGCACTGTTCTGTGCATTGTGTGAGTGACAGTGGGGACGGTGTCTATGCCGGAAGGCCTCTGTCGGTCATACAGATGGTTGCCTTCCTCGAGCAGAGAGCCAGTGCTCTGCTAGCCAGTTGTTCAAAAAACTGCATTAATTCATCTGCCGTGGGGAGGTTTTCTGGGCAATCGAGAGGTATGCCCCCCACATCTGAGCCCTTCTCTGCCCCAGGAGCATGTGGAGAACCCACGGAACGGGGAAATCCTGAGGTTGGTGCATCACAGAGTGAGCCAGTCCGTGTGCTCGACATGGTAGCCAGGCTGGAATCCGAGCGCCTGAAGCGGCAGAGCCAGCACGAGCCTGGGAGCCTCTCAAGGAATAACAGCTTCCGGCGCAACGTGGGCCGGGTGTTGCTTGCAAATGGCACTCAGGCTGATGAAGGTGAAACAAACAAAGGCGCCATGGAGGCAGCTGACACTCAGGTGACTCCTGTGGGGTCGGGGTCTGTGGACTGTGGCCCCACAGGAGCTGCCCATGGTCTTCCTAAGGAGAACCCAGCCTGGGCCAGGGCTCCTCGGGGCTGTCCCTCGTTGCCAGCAAGGGTGAGTTTCCACACAGTCAGTGCAGATTTACAGCCAGATCAGCAAACTGCTAAGAAAAACAGCAATAGGTATGATGTGGAAATGACACAGGAACTTGCTCGGTCACCTTTCTCTCCTCGCACCTGTCCCCAAGCCATTGAATTGCCTGCAAATGCCACCGATTGTATGAGTAGAGAGCTTGTGCCACCTTCTAGCCAGAATCCtgatcagagaagaaaagaatcctTGTGCATTAACATCACTGTATCCCAGGTAGCGAAGGACCAGCCTTCTCCTTTCCAGTCCTGTGAAGACCCAGTTCCAGGGAGGCTGTTCTTTTTGCCACCTGGGCAGCACCAGCCGGACCGTTCGCAGTTGAATGAAAGCACAGTAGAGTCACCTGAGGCCAGCCAGCTTGAAGACGCTGCTGCGGGGGGCAGTGCGTCTGAGGAAAAGAGTGTTTCAGCCAAGTCCTTTGTCCCACGAGCCTCTCCTGTGGCAAGTATGTTACCAGCGCTCAAGACGTCCCAGTGGAAGAAGCAGGTATCTCATAACTTTCTAGAGACCAGGTTTAAAATCCAGCAGCTTCTGGAACCTCAGCAGTACATGGCTTTTCTGCCCCACCACATTATGGTGAAAATCTTCAGGTTACTCCCCACCAAGAGTTTAGTGGCTCTTAAATGCACCTGCTGCTATTTCAAGTTTATCATTGAATACTACAACATCAGGCCAGCGGATTCTCGCTGGGTTCGAGATCCACGCTATAGAGAGGATCCGTGCAAGCAGTGCAAGAAAAAATACGTGAAAGGGGATGTGTCCCTGTGCAGGTGGCACCCTAAGCCCTATTGCCAGCCGCTGCCCTACGGGCCAGGGTACTGGATGTGCTGCCACCGCTCTCAGAAGGGCTTCCCTGGCTGTAAGCTGGGGCTTCATGACAATCACTGGGTCCCTACTTGCCACAGCTTTAATCGGGCAATCCACAAGAAAGCAAAAGGGACCGAAAGCGAGGAGGAGTACTAA
- the FBXO34 gene encoding F-box only protein 34 isoform X2 has translation MSPPGSPRGCVEGGSGSAFYSFNAVVVRASVMHLKPQWKLQKKVRPLETSRETLRTPLSPQEAINGETCKASYVKPSVFPSAFLGKASSRKPSGILSPNVLCRMSGQSPLESSLNVQTEKNAPSAVTRQGEEGDGPLDIWAVVKPGNTKEKVAFFAAHQCSSRIGSMKIKSSWDIDGRATKRRKKSGDLAFLKANIQLQRTREVSSRCCQPEPFACGIEHCSVHCVSDSGDGVYAGRPLSVIQMVAFLEQRASALLASCSKNCINSSAVGRFSGQSRGMPPTSEPFSAPGACGEPTERGNPEVGASQSEPVRVLDMVARLESERLKRQSQHEPGSLSRNNSFRRNVGRVLLANGTQADEGETNKGAMEAADTQVTPVGSGSVDCGPTGAAHGLPKENPAWARAPRGCPSLPARVSFHTVSADLQPDQQTAKKNSNRYDVEMTQELARSPFSPRTCPQAIELPANATDCMSRELVPPSSQNPDQRRKESLCINITVSQVAKDQPSPFQSCEDPVPGRLFFLPPGQHQPDRSQLNESTVESPEASQLEDAAAGGSASEEKSVSAKSFVPRASPVASMLPALKTSQWKKQVSHNFLETRFKIQQLLEPQQYMAFLPHHIMVKIFRLLPTKSLVALKCTCCYFKFIIEYYNIRPADSRWVRDPRYREDPCKQCKKKYVKGDVSLCRWHPKPYCQPLPYGPGYWMCCHRSQKGFPGCKLGLHDNHWVPTCHSFNRAIHKKAKGTESEEEY, from the coding sequence AGCCTCTGTTATGCACCTAAAGCCACAGTGGAAACTGCAGAAGAAAGTACGGCCTCTGGAAACCAGCAGGGAGACTCTGAGAACTCCTCTGAGCCCCCAGGAGGCTATAAATGGTGAAACGTGCAAAGCTAGCTACGTGAAACCTAGTGTCTTTCCTTCAGCCTTTCTTGGTAAAGCGTCATCTCGGAAGCCTTCTGGGATCCTTTCTCCAAATGTTCTGTGCAGGATGAGTGGGCAGAGTCCTTTAGAGAGCAGCTTGAATGTTCAGACCGAGAAGAATGCGCCGTCGGCAGTGACCCGCCAGGGCGAAGAGGGGGACGGGCCGCTTGATATCTGGGCGGTCGTGAAACCGGGAAACACCAAGGAGAAAGTTGCATTCTTCGCAGCCCACCAGTGTAGCAGTAGGATAGgatctatgaaaataaaaagctCCTGGGATATTGATGGGAGAGCtactaaaagaaggaaaaaatcaggGGATCTGGCTTTTTTGAAAGCCAACATACAATTACAAAGGACGAGGGAAGTCAGCAGCAGGTGCTGCCAGCCTGAGCCTTTTGCATGTGGCATTGAGCACTGTTCTGTGCATTGTGTGAGTGACAGTGGGGACGGTGTCTATGCCGGAAGGCCTCTGTCGGTCATACAGATGGTTGCCTTCCTCGAGCAGAGAGCCAGTGCTCTGCTAGCCAGTTGTTCAAAAAACTGCATTAATTCATCTGCCGTGGGGAGGTTTTCTGGGCAATCGAGAGGTATGCCCCCCACATCTGAGCCCTTCTCTGCCCCAGGAGCATGTGGAGAACCCACGGAACGGGGAAATCCTGAGGTTGGTGCATCACAGAGTGAGCCAGTCCGTGTGCTCGACATGGTAGCCAGGCTGGAATCCGAGCGCCTGAAGCGGCAGAGCCAGCACGAGCCTGGGAGCCTCTCAAGGAATAACAGCTTCCGGCGCAACGTGGGCCGGGTGTTGCTTGCAAATGGCACTCAGGCTGATGAAGGTGAAACAAACAAAGGCGCCATGGAGGCAGCTGACACTCAGGTGACTCCTGTGGGGTCGGGGTCTGTGGACTGTGGCCCCACAGGAGCTGCCCATGGTCTTCCTAAGGAGAACCCAGCCTGGGCCAGGGCTCCTCGGGGCTGTCCCTCGTTGCCAGCAAGGGTGAGTTTCCACACAGTCAGTGCAGATTTACAGCCAGATCAGCAAACTGCTAAGAAAAACAGCAATAGGTATGATGTGGAAATGACACAGGAACTTGCTCGGTCACCTTTCTCTCCTCGCACCTGTCCCCAAGCCATTGAATTGCCTGCAAATGCCACCGATTGTATGAGTAGAGAGCTTGTGCCACCTTCTAGCCAGAATCCtgatcagagaagaaaagaatcctTGTGCATTAACATCACTGTATCCCAGGTAGCGAAGGACCAGCCTTCTCCTTTCCAGTCCTGTGAAGACCCAGTTCCAGGGAGGCTGTTCTTTTTGCCACCTGGGCAGCACCAGCCGGACCGTTCGCAGTTGAATGAAAGCACAGTAGAGTCACCTGAGGCCAGCCAGCTTGAAGACGCTGCTGCGGGGGGCAGTGCGTCTGAGGAAAAGAGTGTTTCAGCCAAGTCCTTTGTCCCACGAGCCTCTCCTGTGGCAAGTATGTTACCAGCGCTCAAGACGTCCCAGTGGAAGAAGCAGGTATCTCATAACTTTCTAGAGACCAGGTTTAAAATCCAGCAGCTTCTGGAACCTCAGCAGTACATGGCTTTTCTGCCCCACCACATTATGGTGAAAATCTTCAGGTTACTCCCCACCAAGAGTTTAGTGGCTCTTAAATGCACCTGCTGCTATTTCAAGTTTATCATTGAATACTACAACATCAGGCCAGCGGATTCTCGCTGGGTTCGAGATCCACGCTATAGAGAGGATCCGTGCAAGCAGTGCAAGAAAAAATACGTGAAAGGGGATGTGTCCCTGTGCAGGTGGCACCCTAAGCCCTATTGCCAGCCGCTGCCCTACGGGCCAGGGTACTGGATGTGCTGCCACCGCTCTCAGAAGGGCTTCCCTGGCTGTAAGCTGGGGCTTCATGACAATCACTGGGTCCCTACTTGCCACAGCTTTAATCGGGCAATCCACAAGAAAGCAAAAGGGACCGAAAGCGAGGAGGAGTACTAA